From Ancylobacter pratisalsi, one genomic window encodes:
- a CDS encoding winged helix-turn-helix domain-containing protein yields the protein MLQLSNADARRIFIARQGLSRPRGKLGKAELLALIHEIGFVQVDSIATVERAHHHILFARNPSYRHEHLAALLEKDGELFEHWTHDASIIPSAFFIYWKHRFARARDSLAERWRSWHENGFETYVDHVMERVKREGPLMARDFEAEKRPPGGWWNWHPEKTALEYHWRTGTFAIAGREGFQKVYDLTERVIPARHFEGEVSVDAFVDWACSSALERLGFATHGEIAAFWDLVSPDEARRWVAANASRLEPVSIALADGSRTRASHAFRGCAEAFAALPPPPARLRVLSPFDPLLRDRNRAERLFGFTYRIEVFVPAPKRVYGYYVFPILEGDRMVGRIDMKADRKAGVLDVRRLWLEPGVRASTGRLAALDAELGRLARFAGVERVAYLDGWRGA from the coding sequence ATGCTCCAGCTTTCCAACGCAGATGCGCGGCGCATCTTCATCGCCCGACAGGGGCTCAGCCGGCCGCGCGGCAAGCTTGGCAAGGCAGAGCTGCTCGCGCTGATCCACGAGATCGGTTTCGTGCAGGTCGACAGCATAGCCACCGTCGAGCGCGCCCATCATCACATTCTGTTCGCGCGCAATCCGAGCTACCGGCACGAGCATCTGGCCGCCCTTCTGGAGAAGGATGGCGAGCTGTTCGAGCACTGGACCCATGACGCCTCCATCATTCCCAGCGCCTTCTTCATCTACTGGAAGCACCGCTTCGCGCGGGCCCGCGACAGCCTCGCGGAACGCTGGCGCAGTTGGCACGAGAACGGCTTCGAGACCTATGTCGACCATGTGATGGAGCGGGTGAAGCGCGAAGGCCCCCTGATGGCCCGCGACTTCGAGGCGGAGAAGCGCCCGCCCGGCGGATGGTGGAACTGGCACCCGGAAAAGACCGCGCTCGAATATCACTGGCGCACCGGCACCTTCGCCATCGCCGGGCGCGAGGGTTTCCAGAAGGTCTACGACCTCACCGAGCGCGTGATACCCGCTCGCCACTTCGAGGGTGAGGTCAGCGTGGACGCCTTCGTCGACTGGGCGTGCAGTTCCGCACTGGAACGGCTCGGCTTCGCCACTCATGGCGAGATCGCCGCATTCTGGGACCTGGTTTCGCCCGACGAGGCACGGCGCTGGGTGGCGGCCAACGCCTCCCGGCTGGAGCCGGTCTCCATCGCGCTGGCCGATGGCAGCCGCACCCGTGCTTCCCACGCCTTCAGGGGATGCGCCGAGGCCTTCGCCGCCCTGCCCCCGCCGCCGGCACGCCTCAGGGTGCTCAGCCCGTTCGACCCGCTGCTGCGCGACCGCAACCGGGCGGAGCGCCTGTTCGGATTCACCTACCGGATCGAGGTCTTCGTGCCCGCCCCGAAGCGGGTCTACGGCTATTACGTCTTCCCCATTCTCGAGGGCGACCGCATGGTCGGACGGATTGACATGAAAGCCGACCGGAAGGCCGGCGTGCTCGATGTGCGCCGGCTCTGGCTGGAGCCCGGCGTGCGCGCCTCCACCGGCCGCCTCGCGGCCCTCGACGCCGAACTCGGGCGCCTTGCCCGCTTCGCCGGAGTGGAGCGTGTCGCCTATCTGGATGGTTGGCGCGGCGCGTGA
- a CDS encoding ABC transporter ATP-binding protein/permease, which yields MRSILALLADVWRLSIPYFRGDDKWRGGALLAAVIALEVGWVYASVLINEWNNAFYNAIQEKNYAAFTHQLWLFGFYATVAIIIAVYQIYLRQWLEIRWRTWMTEKYLSAWLANETHYRMRLKGDSADNPDQRIAEDIRAYVTQTIGIFIGLLSAVMTLVSFAVILWGLSGDFAFNLFGLSLDIPGYLVWAAFAYAAVGTLLTHLIGRVLVKLNYDQQRFEADYRVDLVRVRENGEQIALMGGEGVERERLLTRFTSVAHNFWSIMIAQKRLTWFTAGYGQLSAVFPLIVVAPAYFGGNIALGQLMQTASAFGQVQGAFSFFINAYSSLAEWKSVVDRLTGFQHSVETTQGEALNSGYRQVPANDGSALNATDLEVRLPNGEALLTVEGLTVRRGDRVLLTGPSGSGKSTLLRALAGIWPYGHGEVAVEAGARVLTLPQRPYLPVGSLRGALAYPDPMERYSDEELRLVLEAVGLPELAGRLDERGLWSAVLSGGEQQRLAVARALLIRPDILLLDEATSALDEPGEARLYGVLRERLANSAILSIGHRSTLLELHERHLKLERPAEGPGRLAMAAPLAAE from the coding sequence TTGCGCTCGATTCTTGCCCTGCTCGCCGATGTGTGGCGGCTGTCGATTCCCTATTTTCGCGGCGATGACAAATGGCGCGGTGGCGCGCTGCTCGCGGCGGTGATCGCGCTTGAGGTTGGCTGGGTCTATGCCAGCGTCCTGATCAACGAGTGGAACAACGCGTTCTACAATGCGATCCAGGAAAAGAACTACGCGGCGTTTACGCATCAGCTCTGGCTGTTCGGCTTCTATGCGACGGTGGCGATCATCATCGCCGTCTACCAGATCTATCTGAGGCAATGGCTGGAGATCCGCTGGCGTACCTGGATGACGGAGAAGTATCTTTCCGCCTGGCTCGCCAACGAGACGCACTACCGCATGCGCCTGAAGGGCGACAGCGCCGACAATCCGGACCAGCGCATCGCGGAGGACATCCGCGCCTATGTCACCCAGACCATCGGCATCTTCATCGGGCTGCTCAGCGCGGTGATGACGCTGGTTTCCTTCGCGGTGATCCTGTGGGGGCTTTCCGGGGATTTCGCGTTCAATCTTTTCGGCTTGTCGCTTGATATTCCCGGCTATCTGGTCTGGGCGGCGTTCGCCTACGCCGCCGTCGGCACGCTGCTTACCCACCTCATCGGGCGGGTGCTGGTGAAGCTGAACTACGACCAGCAGCGTTTCGAGGCGGACTACCGCGTCGATCTGGTGCGCGTGCGCGAGAATGGCGAGCAGATCGCGCTGATGGGCGGCGAGGGGGTGGAGCGCGAGCGGCTGCTCACCCGGTTCACCAGCGTGGCGCATAATTTCTGGTCGATCATGATCGCCCAGAAGCGGCTGACCTGGTTCACCGCGGGCTATGGGCAGCTGTCAGCGGTATTCCCGCTTATCGTGGTCGCGCCGGCCTATTTCGGCGGCAACATCGCGCTCGGTCAGCTGATGCAGACCGCTTCCGCCTTCGGGCAGGTGCAGGGCGCCTTCTCCTTCTTCATCAACGCCTATTCCTCGCTGGCGGAGTGGAAGTCCGTGGTCGACCGACTGACCGGCTTCCAGCACTCGGTCGAGACCACGCAGGGCGAGGCGCTGAATTCGGGCTATCGGCAGGTGCCGGCCAATGACGGCTCCGCGCTGAACGCGACCGACCTCGAAGTGCGTCTTCCCAATGGCGAGGCGTTGCTGACGGTGGAGGGGCTTACAGTACGGCGGGGCGACAGGGTGCTGCTCACCGGGCCGTCGGGTTCGGGCAAGAGCACGCTGCTGCGCGCGCTGGCCGGTATCTGGCCCTATGGCCATGGCGAGGTGGCCGTGGAGGCCGGCGCGCGCGTGCTGACCCTGCCGCAACGACCCTATCTGCCCGTGGGTTCGCTGCGCGGCGCGCTGGCCTATCCCGATCCCATGGAACGTTATTCCGACGAGGAGCTTCGGCTGGTGCTGGAGGCCGTTGGGCTTCCCGAACTCGCCGGCCGGCTCGACGAACGCGGACTGTGGTCGGCTGTGCTGTCGGGCGGCGAACAGCAGCGGCTGGCGGTAGCCCGGGCGCTGCTCATCCGGCCCGACATCCTGCTGCTGGACGAGGCGACGTCGGCCCTCGACGAGCCGGGCGAGGCCAGGCTGTACGGTGTGCTGCGCGAGCGGCTGGCCAACAGCGCCATCCTCTCCATCGGCCATCGCTCCACGCTGCTGGAGCTGCACGAGCGGCACCTGAAGCTGGAACGTCCCGCCGAAGGGCCGGGACGGCTCGCCATGGCGGCCCCGCTTGCCGCGGAGTGA
- a CDS encoding Na+/H+ antiporter, whose amino-acid sequence MGAIWIILVLLTGVVLSHWIARALGNRIALPLVQIAAGAAIGLTSDLGVKMEPELFFVLFLPPLLFLDGWRVPKKDLQENAPSILSLAFGLVFFTVFGLGALLHLMVPAMPLAVCFALAAVLSPTDVVAATAMAANVPIPRRMLRVLEGEALFNDASGLVCLRLAVAAVMTGSFQFWPSLGSLVWAAAGGIAVGAALSLLVSSIKFWIVARLGEDTSSQILISLLTPYATYILADSIGCSPVLAAVAAGMMMSWVELSGRALALTRIRRNAVWETLQFALNGAIFLLLGEQLPDIMSRVSASAAESGHPGLGWLALYVLAITGALAVLRFTWVWISVAISLHRHPAPAGGRTRPNWRLVTAMSTAGVRGAITLAGALSLPFVLPDGAPFPSRDLVILIAAGVILLSLIVANVSLPSLLDGIEGPPEPHRDLQERNARIEVAKAAIAALASAGERGDSGDGVYLAAVASVADSYRHRLSQLQPEATMPVSDTIERHDEEELHILALKAERAAIVKLSRGHRVSADLAQKLLRETDLAEAAFQAASEG is encoded by the coding sequence ATGGGCGCGATCTGGATCATCCTCGTCCTGCTGACCGGCGTCGTCCTGTCGCATTGGATCGCGCGGGCGCTGGGTAACCGCATCGCGCTGCCGCTGGTGCAGATCGCGGCAGGCGCCGCCATCGGGCTGACCAGCGATCTCGGCGTGAAAATGGAACCGGAGCTGTTCTTCGTGCTCTTCCTGCCGCCTCTGCTGTTTCTCGATGGCTGGCGGGTTCCCAAGAAGGATCTTCAGGAGAACGCCCCGTCAATTCTCTCGCTCGCCTTTGGTCTGGTGTTCTTCACCGTGTTCGGCCTCGGCGCGCTGCTTCACCTCATGGTGCCCGCCATGCCGCTCGCGGTCTGCTTTGCTCTCGCGGCGGTGCTCTCGCCCACCGATGTGGTTGCGGCGACCGCCATGGCTGCGAACGTGCCGATCCCGCGCCGCATGCTGCGCGTGCTGGAAGGAGAAGCGCTGTTCAACGATGCGTCCGGCCTGGTGTGCCTGCGGCTGGCTGTGGCGGCAGTGATGACGGGAAGCTTCCAATTCTGGCCGTCCCTGGGAAGCTTGGTCTGGGCCGCGGCCGGCGGCATCGCCGTGGGTGCCGCGCTCAGCCTGCTGGTGTCCTCCATCAAGTTCTGGATCGTCGCGCGCCTCGGCGAAGACACCTCGTCGCAGATCCTCATCAGCCTGCTGACGCCCTACGCGACCTACATACTCGCGGATTCGATCGGCTGCTCGCCCGTGCTTGCAGCGGTCGCCGCCGGCATGATGATGAGCTGGGTCGAGCTTTCCGGACGCGCGCTGGCCCTCACACGGATCCGCCGCAACGCGGTGTGGGAGACGCTGCAGTTCGCGCTGAACGGCGCGATCTTCCTTCTGCTCGGCGAGCAGTTGCCCGACATCATGTCCCGCGTCAGTGCCAGCGCCGCCGAAAGCGGACATCCGGGCCTGGGCTGGCTCGCCCTGTATGTGCTGGCGATCACAGGCGCCCTCGCCGTGCTGCGCTTCACCTGGGTGTGGATTTCGGTTGCCATCTCGCTGCACCGGCACCCCGCCCCCGCGGGTGGGCGCACAAGGCCGAACTGGCGGCTTGTCACGGCCATGTCGACCGCTGGCGTGCGGGGCGCAATCACGCTCGCCGGTGCATTAAGCCTGCCCTTCGTCCTGCCGGATGGCGCGCCGTTTCCTTCCCGCGACCTGGTGATCCTGATCGCGGCCGGCGTGATCCTGCTTTCCCTCATCGTCGCCAATGTCAGCCTGCCCAGCCTGCTGGACGGCATTGAAGGGCCACCCGAGCCACATCGGGACCTGCAGGAGCGCAACGCGCGGATCGAGGTCGCCAAGGCGGCGATCGCGGCACTTGCGAGCGCGGGAGAGCGGGGGGATAGCGGCGATGGTGTCTATCTCGCGGCCGTCGCCTCGGTCGCGGACTCCTACCGGCATCGCCTGTCTCAACTTCAGCCCGAAGCGACAATGCCCGTCAGCGATACCATCGAACGCCATGACGAGGAGGAACTCCACATCCTGGCGCTAAAGGCCGAACGCGCGGCCATCGTCAAACTGTCCCGTGGCCATCGCGTCTCCGCCGATCTCGCCCAGAAACTGCTGCGCGAGACCGATCTCGCCGAAGCCGCCTTCCAGGCCGCATCCGAGGGCTAG
- the phnD gene encoding phosphonate ABC transporter substrate-binding protein — MKRILAAGLVLAGLTAPLAAEEIKELNFGIISTESSAGLAKSFDPMLKDLEKAVGIPVKAYFAQDYAGVIEGMRFKKVDLAWFGNKSAMEAVDRAEGEVFVQTTKPDGTKGYYSLIIANADNNNVNTLKDVIDCSKGLNFGNGDPNSTSGNLVPSYYVFALNKVDPNKCFKRVVVSNHEGNALAVANKQVDIATNNTESMDRLKQLRPDDAAKIKEVWRSPLIPSDPLVWRSDLPADLKAKIYTFFLTYGRLGSDAEVERQRAVLAKTSDGWGVFVPSSNAQLYPIRQLALFKDRLKIEADTKLSADEKAKKLEAIDAQLASLDEQMKKTPAM; from the coding sequence CCGAGGAAATCAAGGAGCTGAACTTCGGCATCATCTCCACCGAGTCCTCCGCCGGCCTCGCCAAGAGCTTCGACCCGATGCTCAAGGACCTCGAGAAGGCGGTCGGCATTCCGGTCAAGGCGTATTTCGCCCAGGACTATGCCGGCGTGATCGAAGGCATGCGCTTCAAGAAGGTCGACCTTGCCTGGTTCGGCAACAAGTCGGCGATGGAAGCCGTGGACCGCGCGGAAGGCGAAGTGTTCGTCCAGACCACCAAGCCGGACGGCACCAAGGGTTACTACTCGCTCATCATCGCCAATGCCGACAACAACAACGTCAACACCCTCAAGGACGTGATCGACTGCTCGAAGGGCCTGAACTTCGGCAATGGCGATCCCAACTCGACCTCGGGCAACCTGGTGCCGAGCTACTACGTGTTCGCGCTCAACAAGGTCGACCCCAATAAGTGCTTCAAGCGCGTCGTGGTGTCGAACCATGAGGGCAATGCGCTGGCCGTCGCCAACAAGCAGGTCGACATCGCCACGAACAACACCGAGTCGATGGACCGCCTGAAGCAGCTTCGTCCCGACGACGCGGCCAAGATCAAGGAAGTGTGGCGCTCGCCGCTCATCCCGTCCGACCCGCTGGTGTGGCGCTCGGACCTGCCGGCCGACCTGAAGGCGAAGATCTACACCTTCTTCCTGACCTATGGCCGCCTCGGCTCGGACGCGGAAGTCGAGCGCCAGCGCGCCGTCCTCGCCAAGACCTCGGATGGCTGGGGCGTGTTCGTGCCGTCCTCGAATGCCCAGCTCTATCCCATCCGCCAGCTGGCGCTGTTCAAGGACCGTCTCAAGATCGAGGCCGACACCAAGCTCTCCGCCGACGAGAAGGCCAAGAAGCTTGAAGCCATCGACGCCCAGCTCGCCAGCCTCGACGAGCAGATGAAGAAGACCCCGGCCATGTGA
- the clcA gene encoding H(+)/Cl(-) exchange transporter ClcA gives MAILSGNVAYFAAAIVIGATVGLVGSAFHFGVDMLAQGWPTFLDTGMGLDGPALYVAAALVAAAMTLVSLWLVRRFAPEAAGSGVPEIEGAMEGLREVHWRRVLPVKFVGGLLALSSGMVLGREGPTIHIGASIAKAVSDLMGWTARDMRALLAAGGAAGLAAAFNAPLAAVLFVIEETRRQFPYSARTYIAVVLASVSSAIVTTSITGSVPFMLLVVPEVPMGMYPVFIVLGLLLGAVGVGFNRTLVWSLNTVRRIGLRWSFYIFPAVVGLIVGVLVFALPEATKGGEILAVTLAKEGRPLGILALIVVLRFTMTMASYSTGVTGGIFAPILALATTIGLCYGTAIDTVVALPDNGLQALAIAAMGGLFASTIGAPLVGVVLVMELTGSYGILVPVMLTTIFSNMIAQSLGGRPIYEILLDRTLALEAEATASPESPAKAPAPAVPTAPVA, from the coding sequence ATGGCCATTCTGTCGGGCAACGTGGCGTACTTCGCCGCGGCCATCGTCATAGGGGCAACCGTCGGGCTCGTCGGCTCCGCCTTCCACTTCGGTGTCGACATGCTCGCCCAGGGCTGGCCAACCTTTCTCGACACGGGGATGGGGCTGGACGGCCCGGCGCTTTATGTTGCCGCCGCGCTGGTGGCCGCTGCCATGACCCTGGTCTCGCTCTGGCTGGTGCGGCGCTTCGCGCCGGAGGCCGCCGGCTCGGGCGTGCCCGAGATCGAGGGCGCGATGGAAGGTCTGCGCGAGGTGCATTGGCGCCGCGTGCTTCCCGTGAAGTTCGTCGGCGGCCTGCTGGCGCTGAGCTCGGGCATGGTGCTCGGCCGCGAGGGCCCCACCATCCATATCGGCGCCTCGATCGCCAAAGCCGTCTCCGACCTGATGGGCTGGACCGCACGCGACATGCGCGCCCTGCTCGCGGCCGGCGGCGCGGCCGGCCTTGCCGCCGCCTTCAACGCTCCTCTCGCCGCGGTCCTCTTCGTCATCGAGGAAACCCGCCGCCAGTTCCCCTATAGCGCCCGCACCTATATCGCGGTCGTGCTGGCCTCCGTTTCCAGCGCCATTGTCACCACGTCCATCACCGGCAGCGTGCCATTCATGCTGTTGGTGGTGCCGGAAGTGCCGATGGGCATGTATCCGGTGTTCATCGTGCTGGGCCTGCTGCTCGGCGCTGTCGGTGTCGGGTTCAACCGGACGCTTGTCTGGTCGCTCAACACCGTCCGCCGCATTGGGCTGCGCTGGTCGTTCTACATTTTCCCGGCCGTCGTCGGCCTGATCGTCGGCGTGCTGGTGTTCGCGCTGCCCGAGGCCACCAAGGGTGGCGAGATCCTCGCCGTCACACTGGCCAAGGAAGGCCGCCCGCTCGGTATTCTCGCGCTCATCGTCGTGCTGCGCTTCACCATGACCATGGCGAGCTATTCCACCGGCGTCACCGGCGGCATCTTCGCGCCGATCCTGGCATTGGCGACCACGATCGGGCTCTGCTACGGCACCGCGATCGACACAGTGGTGGCGCTGCCCGACAACGGCCTGCAGGCTCTCGCCATCGCGGCCATGGGCGGGCTGTTCGCATCAACCATCGGCGCGCCGCTGGTCGGCGTGGTGCTGGTGATGGAACTGACCGGCTCCTACGGCATCCTGGTGCCGGTCATGCTCACCACCATCTTCTCCAACATGATCGCGCAGTCACTCGGCGGCCGGCCGATCTATGAGATCCTGCTGGACCGTACCCTGGCGCTTGAGGCGGAAGCCACCGCATCGCCGGAAAGCCCGGCCAAGGCACCCGCGCCCGCCGTGCCGACAGCCCCCGTGGCCTGA
- a CDS encoding universal stress protein, with amino-acid sequence MIKDILVSLRVGEGVDTAADYAVSAASQLGAHLTGVAVTYEIDVPPVYTEAFSTDFLQSQRAESQRMAQVAIDHFGEAARSMGLSGEVRRVDGTPGGAAEQIGVMSRLYDLAIVNQSDADRMGAEEVITEAVLFDSGRPVLIVPRQYNKPFSAKRIMVAWDGGRAAARAVAEARPLLAHANLVEAVVVETGRTKKANALPGADLARHLARHEKTVELRSLVPGSDESVVDVLLKEIAARDIDMVIMGGYGHSRLREFVLGGVTRDVLDRMTVPMFLAH; translated from the coding sequence ATGATCAAGGACATTCTCGTCAGCCTTCGTGTGGGTGAAGGCGTGGACACGGCAGCCGACTATGCGGTTTCGGCGGCGTCCCAGCTCGGAGCGCACCTTACCGGTGTCGCGGTGACCTATGAGATCGATGTTCCGCCGGTTTACACCGAGGCGTTCTCAACCGACTTCCTGCAGTCGCAGCGGGCGGAGAGCCAGCGCATGGCGCAGGTCGCCATCGACCATTTCGGCGAGGCCGCACGGTCCATGGGATTGAGCGGTGAAGTGCGCCGGGTCGACGGCACGCCCGGTGGCGCAGCCGAGCAGATTGGCGTGATGTCGCGTCTCTACGACCTCGCCATCGTCAACCAGTCCGATGCCGACCGCATGGGCGCCGAGGAAGTGATCACCGAGGCGGTGCTGTTCGATTCGGGACGGCCGGTGCTCATCGTGCCGCGCCAGTACAACAAGCCGTTCTCGGCCAAGCGCATCATGGTGGCCTGGGATGGCGGGCGTGCCGCCGCTCGCGCGGTTGCCGAGGCCCGGCCGCTGCTTGCGCATGCTAATCTTGTCGAGGCCGTCGTCGTGGAGACCGGCCGGACCAAGAAGGCCAATGCGCTTCCCGGTGCCGACCTTGCCCGCCACCTTGCCCGCCACGAGAAGACGGTCGAACTGCGCAGCCTGGTGCCGGGCTCTGACGAAAGCGTGGTCGACGTGCTGCTGAAGGAAATTGCGGCGCGCGACATCGACATGGTGATCATGGGTGGCTACGGCCATTCGCGGCTGCGCGAGTTCGTGCTGGGCGGCGTGACCCGCGACGTGCTGGACCGCATGACGGTGCCGATGTTCCTCGCGCACTGA
- a CDS encoding ABC transporter substrate-binding protein yields MFKTKTFKFIAAATFGLALSLTPAAAADKLTVLLDWYVNPDHAPLVIAKEKGFFEAHDLDVDLVAPADPSAPPRLVAAGQADIAVSYQPSIYLSVNEGLPLARIGTLVSTPLTALVALKDGPIKSIADLKGKTVGYSVAGLEDALLGTMLTDAGLKPSDVTMINVNFALSPALVAGKVDAVIGAYRNFELTQIKLEGKEGVAFFPEEHGVPIFDELIYVAHKDKLADPRLKRFLAAVEDATIYVLNHPDEAWAVFVKANPKLDDELNRTAWKDTLRHFSHAPAALDTGRYARFAQFMKDHGLIDKVEPVATYAPALP; encoded by the coding sequence ATGTTCAAGACCAAAACCTTCAAATTCATCGCCGCCGCCACTTTCGGCCTCGCGCTGTCGCTGACGCCGGCCGCCGCGGCCGACAAGCTCACCGTGCTGCTGGACTGGTACGTCAATCCCGACCACGCCCCGCTTGTCATCGCCAAGGAGAAGGGGTTCTTCGAGGCCCACGACCTCGATGTGGATCTGGTGGCTCCCGCCGACCCTTCGGCCCCGCCGCGCCTTGTTGCCGCCGGGCAGGCCGATATCGCGGTCAGCTACCAGCCCAGCATCTATCTCTCGGTGAATGAGGGCCTGCCGCTCGCGCGTATCGGCACACTGGTCTCGACACCCCTGACGGCACTGGTGGCGCTGAAGGACGGGCCGATCAAGTCGATCGCCGACCTCAAGGGCAAGACGGTCGGCTACTCCGTGGCCGGACTGGAAGACGCTCTGCTCGGCACCATGCTCACCGATGCCGGCCTCAAGCCGAGCGACGTCACCATGATCAACGTCAACTTCGCGCTCTCGCCGGCGCTGGTGGCGGGCAAGGTCGACGCCGTGATCGGCGCCTACCGCAATTTCGAACTCACCCAGATCAAGCTGGAAGGCAAGGAAGGCGTCGCCTTTTTCCCGGAAGAGCATGGCGTGCCCATCTTCGACGAGCTGATCTACGTCGCGCACAAGGACAAGCTGGCCGACCCGCGCCTGAAGCGCTTCCTCGCGGCTGTGGAGGACGCGACGATCTACGTGCTCAACCATCCGGATGAGGCCTGGGCCGTCTTCGTCAAGGCGAACCCGAAGCTCGACGACGAGCTCAATCGCACCGCGTGGAAGGACACGCTGCGCCACTTTTCCCATGCCCCTGCCGCGCTGGACACCGGGCGGTATGCGCGATTCGCGCAGTTCATGAAGGACCACGGGCTGATCGACAAGGTCGAGCCGGTCGCCACCTATGCGCCGGCGCTGCCGTGA
- the phnE gene encoding phosphonate ABC transporter, permease protein PhnE, producing the protein MFAFDAVHRAATSTMPPPPQVPLATQLGRLLLGAITIAVLVFAWYEAEMDPAQLVRDSGNMATLGADFLRPDFSELSLYFDKMLETLAIAIWGTLLAVIAGIPLGVLSADNVVPGWVAFPVRRMMDACRAINELVFALIFIAAVGLGPFAGVLALFIHTTGVIAKLFSEAVEAIDPAPVEGIRGTGGTWLQEIVFGVIPQVLPLWISYALYRFESNVRSATVLGIVGGGGIGMTFNETMRGFLYSQASAILILVVLTVSVLDMVSQRIRKRFI; encoded by the coding sequence ATGTTCGCCTTCGACGCCGTCCACCGTGCCGCGACGAGTACCATGCCGCCGCCTCCGCAGGTGCCGCTGGCGACCCAGCTTGGGCGCCTTCTGCTCGGCGCCATCACGATCGCGGTGCTGGTTTTCGCCTGGTATGAGGCGGAGATGGACCCGGCGCAGCTGGTGCGCGATTCCGGCAACATGGCGACGCTTGGTGCCGACTTCCTGCGTCCCGACTTCTCGGAGCTGAGCCTCTACTTCGACAAAATGCTGGAGACGCTGGCGATTGCGATCTGGGGCACGCTGCTCGCGGTCATCGCGGGCATTCCGCTCGGCGTGCTGTCGGCGGACAATGTCGTGCCGGGCTGGGTGGCGTTCCCGGTGCGGCGGATGATGGATGCCTGCCGTGCCATCAACGAACTGGTGTTCGCGCTGATTTTCATCGCCGCGGTCGGGCTCGGCCCGTTCGCCGGTGTACTCGCGCTGTTCATCCATACCACGGGCGTGATCGCCAAGCTGTTCTCCGAAGCCGTGGAGGCGATCGACCCCGCGCCGGTCGAGGGCATTCGCGGCACGGGTGGCACCTGGCTGCAGGAGATCGTCTTCGGGGTGATCCCGCAGGTGTTGCCGCTGTGGATTTCCTACGCGCTGTACCGCTTCGAATCCAATGTGCGGTCGGCGACCGTGCTTGGCATCGTGGGTGGCGGGGGTATCGGCATGACCTTCAACGAAACCATGCGCGGCTTCCTGTATTCGCAGGCCTCCGCGATTCTGATCCTGGTGGTGCTGACGGTTTCCGTGCTCGACATGGTCAGCCAGCGCATCCGCAAGCGGTTCATCTAG
- a CDS encoding ABC transporter permease — translation MAAIGRALAITFFLLGIWEGAVRLFKVPAYILPGPLRIALTGWDNAAILAHNAAITLGEMLLGLVCGSVLGVACALAMASSPMARRAMRPVLLVAQALPVFAIAPLLVIWFGFGLSSKIVMASLIIFFPVASAFHDGLARTEQGLVDLARLSAAGTFTTLRLIRVPAALPALASGLRVATAVAPIGAVVGEWVGASAGLGYLMIYSNARMQTDMVFAALAVLLAIALTLFALVDRALTRMVPWAPETTPD, via the coding sequence ATGGCCGCCATAGGGCGCGCACTCGCCATCACCTTCTTTCTGCTGGGCATCTGGGAAGGCGCCGTGCGTCTTTTCAAGGTGCCCGCCTATATCCTTCCGGGCCCGCTGCGCATCGCGCTGACGGGGTGGGACAACGCGGCCATCCTCGCACACAATGCCGCGATTACGCTGGGCGAGATGCTCCTCGGGCTGGTCTGCGGCTCGGTGCTGGGCGTCGCCTGCGCGCTTGCCATGGCCTCCTCGCCGATGGCACGGCGCGCGATGCGGCCGGTTCTGCTGGTGGCACAGGCGCTGCCGGTCTTCGCCATTGCCCCGCTGCTGGTCATCTGGTTCGGCTTCGGCCTGTCCTCGAAGATCGTGATGGCGAGCCTCATCATCTTCTTCCCCGTCGCTTCCGCCTTTCATGATGGCCTTGCACGTACCGAGCAGGGGCTGGTGGACCTCGCCCGCCTGAGCGCAGCCGGCACTTTCACCACGCTGCGCCTCATCCGCGTGCCCGCCGCGCTCCCCGCGCTCGCCTCGGGACTGCGCGTGGCGACAGCGGTCGCGCCCATCGGGGCCGTGGTGGGAGAATGGGTGGGCGCCTCCGCGGGGCTGGGCTATCTGATGATCTATTCCAACGCCCGCATGCAGACCGACATGGTCTTCGCCGCCCTCGCCGTCCTGCTCGCCATCGCCTTGACACTGTTCGCACTGGTCGACCGCGCCCTTACCCGCATGGTGCCGTGGGCGCCGGAAACAACGCCGGACTAG